One Xiphophorus maculatus strain JP 163 A chromosome 15, X_maculatus-5.0-male, whole genome shotgun sequence genomic window, GGGCCTCCGTTGATCCGAAATATACTCAGAATTTGTCTTACTGACTGATTCATCTGATAAGACTCTTTCATTGAACTTTGACCTATCCCAGGGAGCTTCCAGCGGAGTgggagagcagagcagaggaagaggagctggagATCAGTGTGGAGGATATGACTGAGGAAAACTATGTCCCCAAGAAGAAGGCTTTTCACCCTTTCAGTGGGAGAGGATACCGACTTGGCAGGTGAAAGCTTTTTgctgtatttcattttattcttttattttaaatagattttagaTCCTACACTGAGTTATTTGGAATACAAAGAGAGGATTACTGATGCAGCATCATTAAAATGTACTGCCTCGGCTAAATAGTCATAGACTGTCTCAAGTTTCAACATGGTTTTATTGCCACTTCTGCCATAACACTTTAGACCACTAGGTGTCCCACTAAGTCCATGTATTGAAACACCCAGAGGCAAATCCTAAAAGGCCCTCTGTCAGCCTTTAAGATTTAGGATCTCGTCTGCAGGAGATCTTACGCAAATATCACATTGTTCAAATCATgcatacataaaaaacaaaattatatttcaccTTATAGTTATGTTTGGACacttttttgagaaaatgagTATGAGCGTCTTTGCACCTGCTTTTCACACTTTAAACCGATGGTTCGTCTGCTTCTTGTTCCTCCTGTCCATTCCCAGCGTTGCACCGAGAGTTGTGGCCCGGTCACCATCTGTGCACGAGGACGGAGAATCTCCTCCTATTCCCATGGTAACACTAGACCACTCCCTTCCTGTCACCTCTCTGCAGATCTGGTTGGCCGACGGCAGGAGACTGGTACAGAGGTTTAACCTATCGCATAGGTGTGTGTCCCCTGAACTGCACCacttcacacacagaaaaactgatcTTCATGAAGAATATCTCAACGCTGGCTGCGCCCGCTGCGCTGCCTGTAAATCCCATAATCTCTCAACATCATAGTAAATATGTAGTAAAAGGGAGAGGGAGGTGAGGGTGAAGATTTTAGGTTATTGTGGCTCAGCGGGGTAGGGGGGGAGAAggggtttatgttttttggggaTTACGTAAAGCTTTGTTCTAGGCTGATAAAGTTTGAAGGCTGAAGAAATGGCGCACGGGGGTTTCAGAGACATAATCTGAGTTGTAGCAGCAGCGTGGATCTGTAAAATCCCCAGTGAGGAATTGCGTAACTCTGATGCAGCATTTATATAACAGGCTAAAGGATAAGAGAGGACCGAACCCCTCCAGTCTTAAGCTAGCCTCAGAGTGCAGCGAGTGTTTGGGCTGCCACAGGACTGCCGGGTCGTCATTAATAATAGATGATGTTACCAGCATGCTGCCTCAGATCTCGTGTGTCAACACAGGGGGAGGGGTGTTAGACTGGGAATCTTGGGCTTCCATAAAGGAATCGGCATGTTTAACACGGGATATTTCACCCAGGtgtgtgagaaaaaataaagaaattcattcagttttttttttcttttcagggtTATTATGGaataagaatatttaaatgtctGTCATTGTTAAGTAAAACGGagagccatccatccatccatttgtccgCATATCACCTGTCCATTTCTCCATCCTTTTGTCTGTccatcaaaacatttattcatcagTCATTATTTTATCTATCCATTCatacattattttatcatttctgtACCCAACTGACCATCTCCTCTCATGgatgttggtgttttttgtgactgcagatttttcagcagttttttcAAAACGTTGTGatcaaagttaaagaaaaaaattgtaagcCTTATGTTTTTCTAAAGCATTGGTCTAACAAAAAACGTTGAAATTGCTGCACATAACCTTCCGCAAAAGGACAGGATTTGAacattgttaatatttaaagtgcaaataatattttcaagaaCCTTCTTGGGATAACATccataatacaaataaaatcgtCTCCTGACGAGTTGACAAAGTCCAAAAGAAGAATTCCATATTGGTTGTTCAAGTTAACATGAACTTTATGCACAATAGAAGCAAATCATACAGaacatctcaaaatgtttttgcaaaaaaaaaaaaagatattgttTACCATCACACATTCTTTCATTTTGGCTTCTTTTCATGTTCGGCTTTCAAAAGacgtcatgaaacaggaagtaaaagtaTGCATTAAAACGGAAACTGATTGGATTGGTCAAAATTCAGCCGGGTTTCTGTGTCTGGTCAGAAAAGAGGAAACTACAGAAAACGTTAAGGTGATTGGTCAGATATGCGTAAATCGCAGGTTGCCACAAACTGATGACTAAATTTCCATTAATAGTTGCGATCGCAAAATTGCAGCTCACAGTGACTATAAAAACAGCCCAAAGTGAACGAAAATCTCTCTGTGAACCTTGTTCACTCCTCAGTCTTAACCAAGTTACAATTTTCCTTTAAGGATCTCCGATGTCCAGGATTTCGTCGCCCGCTGCCAGAGGAGCTGTCCACCTTTCGTCCTGACGACATCACTTCCTTTCCGTGAGCTCAGCGACAAAGAATTGAGTCTCGAGGAGGCGGATTTGGCTCACGCCGTCATCGTCCAGAGACCCTTGAACACACAGGCTCTGTTTGGACACTCCTGACCGACAGTCCCATACCTCACACAGCATGCTACCTTCCCCCCTTCTCTTCATAGACacgtcatctttttttttttcatatagcAACCTTAAGGCACCCTACGCCTTGAAGTATTTTAATCTTCACTGTGCACTTTGAACTGCACTTTGTTGTCAATAAGCTAAAGGTGATATTCTCACCAGATTAGTCAGAAAGTGCTAATGAGGGGCTCTGTTGACACTTTGCCTACTTTGTCTTGATCTTTTGGAGAGGAAAGTTTACCCGACAACAGACTTATGGAAACCCAGCATATCGCTACACAGTGGTGTCAcaaacagctctggaaaaaattaagagaccactgcactgaaccttctggttattccaccaaatatagATTTCGGAACTCTTCCTGAggtaaaacattagtattgttgtttctaaatgaatatgaacttgttttctttgcattatttgaggtctggaAGCACTGCgtcttttgagttattttgaccatttctcattttctgcaaataaatattaagaaaacaatgttcattttactcaaacatttacctataaaaagttaaatcagagaaactcatcattttaagtggtcttttttttattattattatcgccccgcaaggggtctttttgtgggctctagtgtccctttttcaaagtaggctgacaggaaagggggaagaagaggggggaagacatgcggtaaacgtcatCGGGTcagggagtcgaacccgcgacagccgcggcGAGGctacgttgcctctgaatgtgggtcgcgctaacccctccgccaccacggcacggccttaagtggtctcttaatgtttttttccagagttaTTTACAGGTCTGGATAGAAATTCATATCCACTCATCAT contains:
- the ubxn2a gene encoding UBX domain-containing protein 2A, producing the protein MAVSEENEEEVPMSRSFSVEDLLDEVEKICYDASGTSKVEMVVRLWKDGFTINDGDFRSYSVPENQDFLDAIKRGELPAEWESRAEEEELEISVEDMTEENYVPKKKAFHPFSGRGYRLGSVAPRVVARSPSVHEDGESPPIPMVTLDHSLPVTSLQIWLADGRRLVQRFNLSHRISDVQDFVARCQRSCPPFVLTTSLPFRELSDKELSLEEADLAHAVIVQRPLNTQALFGHS